From Butyricimonas paravirosa, one genomic window encodes:
- a CDS encoding DUF4122 family protein: protein METYFYFSVKTVCCGYLFYRLWIFLFRQRIYGLWEDMVKYLPKKKGKSAEPVTAPKVDDNEVIGKTNIVYLEDPEIDCKVPARSEPLPPAEEMEEEEDISADDVESTFTGNPPGGLSEEEKAELMSDYVSEVDEDFSTGMTYEDMMNAVGVLTEENRNMNDEKVIRTVKSIYDIRQTEIFDFFTTEVSNIELVESLFKECLDEYGEPLPQRKKEAPPESEEKFDWDKYV, encoded by the coding sequence ATGGAAACCTATTTTTATTTCAGTGTCAAGACGGTATGCTGCGGGTATCTCTTTTATCGCCTGTGGATTTTTCTGTTCAGGCAGCGGATATACGGCTTGTGGGAGGATATGGTAAAATACCTTCCCAAAAAGAAAGGGAAATCGGCTGAGCCGGTCACCGCTCCGAAGGTTGATGACAACGAGGTCATCGGCAAGACGAATATCGTCTATCTGGAAGATCCGGAAATCGACTGCAAGGTTCCGGCCCGTAGCGAGCCGCTTCCTCCGGCGGAGGAGATGGAAGAAGAGGAGGATATTTCCGCGGATGATGTGGAATCCACTTTTACCGGTAACCCTCCGGGCGGATTGTCCGAAGAAGAGAAAGCGGAACTGATGTCGGATTATGTATCGGAAGTGGACGAGGACTTTTCCACGGGTATGACCTACGAGGACATGATGAATGCCGTCGGCGTGTTGACGGAGGAAAACCGCAATATGAACGATGAAAAGGTTATCCGTACCGTCAAGTCGATATACGACATCCGGCAGACCGAGATATTCGATTTTTTCACCACCGAAGTGAGTAACATCGAACTGGTGGAGAGTCTTTTCAAGGAGTGTCTGGACGAATACGGTGAGCCTTTGCCGCAACGGAAAAAGGAAGCACCGCCGGAATCGGAGGAAAAGTTCGATTGGGATAAATATGTCTGA
- a CDS encoding DUF4134 domain-containing protein → MKKRVIFSAAMLLAATGAFAQGNGVGGIVEATNMVTSYFDPATKLIYAIGAVVGLIGGVKVYSKFSSGDPDTSKTAASWFGACIFLIVAATILRSFFL, encoded by the coding sequence ATGAAAAAGAGAGTCATTTTTTCGGCAGCCATGCTGCTTGCGGCAACGGGGGCTTTCGCCCAGGGTAACGGAGTCGGCGGTATCGTCGAGGCGACCAACATGGTCACTTCCTATTTTGATCCCGCAACCAAACTGATTTATGCAATCGGGGCCGTGGTCGGCTTGATCGGAGGGGTAAAGGTCTATTCAAAATTCTCATCCGGCGACCCCGACACCTCGAAGACGGCGGCCAGCTGGTTCGGGGCGTGTATTTTCCTGATTGTGGCAGCGACCATCTTACGCTCATTCTTCCTGTAA
- a CDS encoding DUF4133 domain-containing protein, producing the protein MAEYSINKGIGRSPEFKGLKSMYLFVFAGGLLAVFVIFVVMYMAGVGQWTCIAFGVLSAFLLVWGTFHLNARFGEYGLMKLQARGSHPRYIINRRAFFRLFSRNHNTRSV; encoded by the coding sequence ATGGCGGAGTATTCTATCAACAAGGGAATCGGCCGCAGTCCTGAGTTCAAAGGATTGAAGAGTATGTACCTGTTTGTCTTTGCGGGCGGACTGCTCGCCGTGTTCGTGATTTTCGTAGTCATGTACATGGCCGGAGTGGGACAATGGACCTGCATCGCATTCGGTGTCCTGTCGGCCTTTCTGCTGGTATGGGGCACATTCCACCTCAATGCCAGGTTCGGAGAGTACGGCCTGATGAAGTTGCAGGCCCGCGGCAGCCATCCCCGGTACATCATCAATCGGAGGGCTTTCTTCCGGTTGTTTTCCCGTAACCATAACACACGAAGCGTATGA
- a CDS encoding TraG family conjugative transposon ATPase produces the protein MRNVMKAATLESKFPILAVEHDCIISKDADITVAYKVELPELFTVTRNEYEAIHSAWAKAVKVLPNYSIVHRQDWFIEENYTPDIQRDDLSFLSRSFERHFNERPYLRHTSYLFLTKTTKERSRTQSNFTALTRNFIIPKEMQDKDTVTRFLESCDQFERIINDSGFVRITRMRKDEITGTENSAGIIEKYFSLSQEETTCLQDLTLGAAEMKVGDNCLCLHTLSDTDDLPGKVATDMRYERLSTDRSDCRLSFAAPIGVLLTCNHIVNQYLFIDDPAENLKKFEKQARNMHSLSRYSRSNQINREWIEEYLNEAHSLGLTSIRAHCNVLAWSDDRNRLKQIKNDVGSQLALMECKPRHNTVDTPTLFWAAIPGNAGDFPFEESYYTFIEQALCFFIGESCSRDSLSPFGIRMVDRLTGKPVHLDISDLPMRKGVITNRNKFILGPSGSGKSFFTNHMVRQYYEQGTHVLLIDTGNSYQGLCNLIHNKTGGEDGIYFTYEENDPIAFNPFYVEDGVFDIEKKESIKTLILTLWKRDDEPPTRAEEVALSNAVNLFLEKIRTDGRLVPSFNTFYEFIRDEYQEILKEKRTREKDFDVFNFLNVLEPYYRGGEYDFLLNSDKQLDLLGKRFIVFELDNIKDNKVLFPIVTIIIMETFINKMRRLKGIRKMILLEEAWKAISKEGMAEYLKYLFKTVRKFFGEAVVVTQEVEDIISSDIVKGTIINNSDCKILLDQRKYANKFDSIQSLLGLTDKERAQILSINMANNPSRRYKEVWIGLGSSQSAVYATEVSLDEYYCYTTEETEKLELMRLTEKLGGNIELAIRQLAASKREGKSSLTN, from the coding sequence ATGAGAAATGTAATGAAAGCAGCCACGCTGGAAAGCAAGTTTCCGATTCTGGCGGTGGAACACGACTGCATCATCAGCAAGGACGCGGATATTACGGTAGCCTATAAGGTGGAACTGCCCGAACTCTTCACGGTGACGCGGAACGAATACGAGGCCATCCACTCGGCATGGGCGAAAGCGGTAAAGGTATTGCCGAATTACAGCATCGTGCACCGGCAGGACTGGTTCATCGAGGAGAACTACACGCCCGACATCCAAAGGGACGACCTCAGTTTCCTCTCCCGTTCCTTTGAAAGGCATTTCAATGAGCGGCCGTATTTGAGGCACACAAGCTACCTCTTTCTGACCAAGACGACGAAGGAACGCAGCCGTACCCAAAGCAATTTCACGGCACTCACTCGGAATTTCATCATTCCGAAGGAGATGCAGGACAAGGATACGGTGACACGTTTCCTGGAGAGTTGCGACCAGTTCGAGCGCATCATCAACGACAGCGGCTTTGTCCGTATCACGCGGATGCGGAAAGACGAGATTACCGGGACGGAAAACAGCGCGGGCATCATCGAGAAGTATTTCTCGCTCTCGCAGGAGGAAACGACCTGCTTGCAGGACCTCACGCTCGGGGCCGCAGAGATGAAGGTCGGCGACAACTGCCTCTGCCTGCACACCCTGTCCGATACGGACGATTTGCCGGGCAAGGTGGCGACGGACATGCGCTATGAACGCCTGTCCACCGACCGGAGCGACTGCCGTCTTTCGTTCGCGGCTCCCATCGGGGTACTGCTCACGTGCAACCACATCGTGAACCAGTATCTCTTTATCGACGACCCGGCCGAGAACCTGAAGAAGTTCGAGAAGCAGGCGCGCAACATGCACTCGCTGTCACGGTACAGCCGCAGCAACCAGATCAACCGTGAATGGATTGAGGAATATCTCAATGAGGCGCACAGCCTCGGACTTACCTCCATCCGTGCGCATTGCAACGTGCTGGCATGGAGTGACGACCGCAACAGGCTCAAACAGATCAAGAACGATGTGGGAAGCCAGCTTGCGCTGATGGAGTGCAAGCCCCGCCATAACACCGTCGATACCCCGACCTTGTTCTGGGCGGCCATCCCCGGAAACGCGGGGGATTTCCCTTTCGAGGAGAGTTATTACACTTTCATCGAACAGGCTCTCTGTTTCTTCATCGGCGAGAGCTGTTCCAGGGATTCGCTTTCCCCGTTCGGTATCCGCATGGTGGATCGTCTGACTGGCAAACCCGTCCATCTCGACATTTCGGATTTGCCGATGCGCAAAGGCGTGATTACCAACCGCAACAAATTTATTTTAGGGCCGAGCGGCTCCGGCAAGTCGTTCTTTACCAACCACATGGTTAGGCAATACTACGAGCAGGGAACACACGTCCTGCTGATAGACACCGGAAACTCCTACCAGGGGCTTTGCAACCTGATTCACAACAAGACCGGTGGCGAGGACGGTATCTACTTCACCTACGAGGAGAACGACCCGATTGCCTTCAATCCCTTCTATGTGGAAGACGGCGTTTTCGACATAGAGAAAAAGGAGAGCATCAAGACGCTTATCCTCACCCTTTGGAAACGGGATGACGAACCGCCGACACGGGCCGAGGAAGTCGCCCTCTCCAACGCGGTGAATCTCTTTCTGGAGAAGATACGCACGGACGGCAGGCTGGTTCCCTCGTTCAATACCTTCTATGAGTTTATCCGGGACGAGTATCAGGAGATACTGAAGGAGAAACGGACAAGGGAGAAGGATTTTGATGTCTTCAATTTCCTGAATGTCCTCGAACCTTATTATCGCGGCGGGGAGTATGATTTTCTGCTGAACTCAGACAAACAACTGGATTTGCTGGGCAAGCGGTTCATCGTCTTCGAACTGGATAATATCAAGGACAACAAGGTTTTATTCCCCATTGTAACCATCATCATCATGGAAACCTTTATCAACAAGATGCGCAGGTTGAAAGGTATCCGTAAGATGATCCTTTTGGAAGAGGCTTGGAAGGCCATCAGCAAGGAGGGCATGGCGGAATATCTGAAATACCTCTTTAAGACGGTCAGAAAGTTTTTCGGCGAAGCCGTGGTCGTCACGCAGGAGGTCGAGGACATCATCTCCTCGGACATCGTGAAAGGTACGATCATTAACAACAGCGACTGCAAGATTCTGCTGGACCAGCGGAAATATGCCAACAAGTTCGATTCGATACAGTCCCTGCTGGGGCTGACCGACAAGGAACGTGCGCAAATCCTCTCCATCAATATGGCCAACAACCCTTCCCGCAGGTACAAAGAGGTCTGGATAGGGCTTGGCAGCTCCCAGTCTGCCGTGTACGCCACAGAAGTATCGCTCGACGAGTATTACTGCTACACCACCGAAGAAACGGAAAAGCTGGAACTCATGCGCCTGACCGAGAAACTCGGGGGCAATATCGAGCTTGCCATCAGGCAGCTTGCGGCAAGCAAACGGGAGGGAAAATCATCATTGACCAACTAA
- a CDS encoding DUF4141 domain-containing protein — protein MRLKIFMLCVGALFITHTSRAQWVVTDPTNLAQGIINATKNIVQTSTTATNMVKNFQETVKIYQQGKEFYDGLKKVKNLVKDARKVQQTILMVGDITDIYVTNFERMLSDPYFSAEELSAIAAGYTILLEESANVLNDLRTIVNENGLSMSDKERMEVIDLCYNRVYSYRGLVQYYTNKNIGVSYLRAKKKSDQDRILALYGSPAERYW, from the coding sequence ATGAGATTAAAGATTTTTATGTTGTGCGTGGGTGCTTTGTTCATCACGCATACCTCCCGGGCACAGTGGGTCGTCACCGACCCCACGAACCTTGCCCAGGGCATCATCAACGCCACCAAAAACATCGTGCAGACCTCCACGACGGCCACGAACATGGTGAAGAATTTTCAGGAAACCGTCAAGATTTACCAGCAGGGAAAAGAGTTCTATGACGGTCTGAAGAAAGTGAAGAATCTGGTCAAGGATGCCCGGAAAGTACAGCAGACCATCCTGATGGTCGGGGACATCACGGATATCTACGTGACCAATTTCGAGCGTATGCTCTCCGATCCCTATTTCAGCGCGGAGGAGCTCAGTGCGATAGCGGCGGGCTATACGATTCTGCTGGAAGAGTCCGCCAATGTCCTGAACGACCTGAGGACCATCGTCAACGAAAACGGCCTGTCCATGAGTGACAAGGAGCGCATGGAGGTCATCGACCTCTGCTACAACCGGGTTTACAGCTACCGGGGACTTGTGCAGTATTACACGAACAAGAATATCGGCGTATCCTACCTGCGTGCGAAAAAGAAGAGCGACCAGGACCGTATCCTTGCCCTGTACGGCAGTCCGGCAGAACGCTATTGGTAA
- the traJ gene encoding conjugative transposon protein TraJ, which produces MMLLAIDFENLHQILRNLYQDMMPLCSQMTGVAKGIAGLGALFYVAYRVWQSLSRAEPVDVYPLLRPFVLGFCIMFFPSVVLGTINNVLSPVVKGTNNILQTQTFDMNEYREQKDRLEYEAMKRNPEMAYLVDKEEFDKRLEELGVLDAIEVCGMYIDRAMYNMKRSVQAFFRELLELMFQAAALVIDTIRTFFLIVLSILGPISFAISVWDGFHASLTQWFVRYISIYLWLPVSDLFSSVLARIQVLMLRQDIEQLSDPTFIPDGSNAVYITFLIIGIIGYFTIPTVANWIVQAGGGAGNYGRNVSQAAARTGSVAAGTAGAVIGNIGGRLIKR; this is translated from the coding sequence ATGATGTTATTGGCAATAGATTTTGAGAACCTGCACCAGATTCTGCGGAATCTGTATCAGGATATGATGCCGCTCTGCTCCCAGATGACGGGAGTGGCGAAAGGCATCGCCGGGCTGGGTGCGCTGTTTTATGTCGCGTACCGGGTATGGCAGTCCCTTTCGAGGGCTGAACCCGTCGACGTGTATCCCTTGCTCCGGCCGTTCGTGCTGGGGTTCTGCATCATGTTTTTTCCCAGTGTCGTGCTGGGCACCATCAACAACGTGCTGTCGCCTGTGGTCAAGGGGACGAACAACATCCTGCAAACCCAGACATTCGACATGAACGAGTACCGTGAGCAGAAGGACCGGCTCGAATACGAGGCGATGAAGCGCAATCCCGAGATGGCCTATCTGGTGGACAAGGAGGAGTTCGACAAACGGCTGGAGGAACTCGGCGTGCTGGACGCCATCGAAGTGTGCGGCATGTATATAGACCGGGCGATGTATAACATGAAAAGGTCGGTGCAGGCGTTTTTCCGGGAGTTGCTGGAGCTGATGTTCCAGGCGGCGGCCCTCGTGATAGACACCATCCGCACGTTCTTCCTGATCGTCCTCTCGATACTGGGACCTATCTCCTTCGCCATTTCCGTCTGGGACGGCTTCCATGCCTCGCTCACCCAGTGGTTCGTCCGCTATATCAGCATCTACCTGTGGCTTCCGGTCAGCGACCTTTTCAGCAGTGTGCTGGCACGTATACAGGTGCTGATGCTCCGGCAGGACATCGAACAATTGTCCGACCCCACGTTCATTCCGGACGGCTCCAATGCGGTGTATATCACATTTCTAATCATCGGCATCATCGGGTATTTCACGATACCCACCGTTGCGAACTGGATCGTGCAGGCCGGAGGAGGCGCAGGAAACTACGGCAGGAATGTCAGCCAAGCAGCGGCACGTACCGGCTCCGTGGCGGCAGGAACGGCTGGTGCGGTCATCGGCAACATCGGTGGTAGGCTGATTAAAAGATAA
- the traK gene encoding conjugative transposon protein TraK, with protein sequence MEFKSLNNIESSFRQIRLFGIVFVCMCCAVMCYSVWKAYGFAELQREKIYVLDQGKSLMLALSQDLSQNRPVEAREHTRRFHELFFSLSPDKSAIEENIRRALFLADRSAYTRYRDLAEQGYYNRIISAGINQRVEIDSMACNFNVYPYEVMTYARQLIIREKSITERSLVTKGRLLNSNRSDNNPHGFILEAFQVIENRDLRVTDR encoded by the coding sequence ATGGAGTTCAAATCATTAAACAACATCGAGAGCAGCTTCAGGCAAATACGCCTGTTCGGAATCGTGTTCGTCTGCATGTGCTGCGCCGTCATGTGCTATTCCGTGTGGAAGGCATACGGCTTTGCGGAGTTGCAGCGCGAAAAGATTTATGTACTCGACCAGGGTAAATCGCTGATGCTGGCTCTCTCCCAGGATTTGTCGCAGAACAGGCCGGTGGAGGCACGGGAGCATACCCGGCGTTTCCATGAGCTTTTCTTCTCGTTGTCGCCGGACAAGAGTGCCATTGAGGAGAACATACGGCGGGCGTTGTTCCTGGCCGACCGTTCCGCCTATACCCGTTACCGGGATTTGGCGGAGCAGGGATACTACAACCGTATCATTTCAGCCGGTATCAACCAGCGTGTGGAGATTGACAGCATGGCGTGCAACTTCAACGTGTACCCCTATGAGGTCATGACATACGCACGGCAGCTGATTATCCGCGAGAAAAGCATTACGGAACGCAGCCTTGTGACAAAAGGCCGCCTGCTCAATTCAAACCGGAGCGACAACAATCCGCACGGTTTCATCCTCGAAGCCTTTCAGGTCATCGAAAACCGGGACCTGCGTGTGACGGACAGATAA
- a CDS encoding TraL conjugative transposon family protein, with translation MRKLFIKARDYLDDGLRGMCGRLTPGKRVAAIVGMVVVFAGVNFYMLFRAVYNIGREDARREKVIEITPLSVPDIVPHGTDTLSRRTQREMEEFFNQFNFD, from the coding sequence ATGAGAAAATTATTTATCAAGGCCAGAGATTATCTGGATGACGGACTGCGCGGGATGTGCGGCCGTCTGACACCCGGAAAACGGGTGGCTGCCATCGTCGGGATGGTCGTGGTGTTCGCCGGAGTCAATTTCTATATGCTCTTCCGGGCGGTCTATAACATCGGCCGGGAAGACGCAAGGCGGGAAAAGGTGATTGAGATTACACCGCTCAGTGTGCCGGACATCGTGCCTCACGGTACGGACACGCTCTCCCGGCGGACACAGCGGGAAATGGAAGAGTTCTTTAACCAATTTAATTTCGATTAG
- the traM gene encoding conjugative transposon protein TraM — translation MTQEANKLKRKQDLKKYLVFALMFAVFVGSLWLIFAPSEKGRKEQEQSVGFNTELPDPRNAGIVGDKKTAYEQDMMRRKQEEKMRTLEELSFGTEKPDSTVRLSGQDEILSLDAGGTKAETASSGRTVYRGSGSFQSSTSAYRDINRTLGNFYEEPKEDPEKEALRKEVEELRNSMVQQHSIQPSYEEQVALLEKSYQLAAQYTSGENSAARETSDKAPGKADGKADIVPIGQVSVPVVSSLSQPMSDERILAGLSESRNRGFATPVGNGGTAEKNTIRICVHGDQTVLNGQSVRLRLLEPMRAGNTLLPRNTLVTGTGRIQGDRLGIGIVSLEYGGLIIPVELTVYDSDGQEGIYIPNSAEVSAAKEVAANLGQNLGTSISITNQSAGDQLLSELGKGAIQGVSQYVSKKLREEKVHLKSGYTLMLSQKKNN, via the coding sequence ATGACACAGGAAGCAAATAAACTCAAACGGAAGCAGGACTTGAAGAAGTACCTGGTCTTCGCGCTGATGTTCGCCGTATTCGTAGGTTCCCTATGGCTGATTTTCGCGCCCTCCGAAAAAGGGAGGAAGGAGCAGGAGCAATCGGTCGGGTTCAACACCGAACTGCCCGATCCCCGCAATGCCGGGATTGTCGGGGACAAGAAGACGGCCTACGAGCAGGATATGATGCGGCGCAAGCAGGAGGAGAAGATGCGCACACTCGAAGAACTATCTTTCGGTACGGAAAAACCGGACAGCACGGTACGGCTGTCCGGGCAGGATGAAATTCTCTCTCTTGATGCAGGCGGGACGAAAGCGGAAACAGCGTCTTCAGGCAGAACGGTCTACCGTGGCAGCGGCTCTTTTCAATCTTCGACCTCAGCTTACCGGGACATCAACCGGACTCTGGGCAATTTCTACGAGGAGCCGAAAGAAGACCCGGAAAAGGAGGCCTTGCGCAAGGAAGTCGAGGAATTACGCAATTCGATGGTGCAGCAGCATAGTATCCAGCCATCCTACGAGGAGCAGGTTGCCCTGTTGGAGAAATCCTACCAGCTCGCCGCCCAATACACCTCAGGGGAAAACAGTGCTGCCCGGGAAACATCGGATAAAGCTCCGGGAAAAGCCGACGGCAAGGCCGACATCGTACCTATCGGACAGGTGTCCGTTCCGGTCGTTTCCTCCCTCTCGCAACCCATGAGCGACGAGCGGATTCTCGCCGGACTATCGGAATCCCGCAACCGGGGTTTCGCCACTCCGGTAGGAAACGGGGGTACTGCGGAGAAGAACACCATCCGTATCTGCGTGCATGGCGACCAGACCGTACTCAACGGTCAGAGTGTGCGGCTCCGCCTGCTGGAACCGATGCGTGCGGGAAACACCCTGCTGCCCCGCAACACCCTCGTAACTGGTACGGGGCGTATCCAGGGTGACAGGCTCGGTATCGGCATCGTCTCGCTGGAATACGGCGGATTGATTATCCCGGTCGAACTGACGGTCTATGACTCCGATGGGCAGGAAGGCATCTACATCCCTAATTCCGCGGAGGTCAGCGCGGCGAAAGAGGTGGCCGCCAATCTGGGACAGAACCTCGGTACGAGCATCTCCATCACCAACCAGTCCGCGGGGGACCAACTGTTATCGGAACTCGGCAAGGGGGCGATTCAAGGGGTGTCGCAATATGTCTCCAAAAAACTGCGGGAGGAAAAGGTACATCTCAAATCAGGCTATACTCTGATGTTGAGCCAAAAGAAAAACAACTGA
- the traN gene encoding conjugative transposon protein TraN, whose translation MNKVIVMFALVLGMTMSAFAQETDKVNGKTECQTGNSVKLTKEAYPRMETEGDLYHGLTRKLTFDRLIPPYGLEVTYDKTTHIIFPSAVRYVDLGSPHLIAGKADGAENVIRVKATVRNFREETNFSVITESGSFYTFNVKYAEEPLLLSVEMKDFIHDGSTVNRPNNALDIYLQDLGSESPKLVRLIMEAIHKDNKRNIKHIGSKSFGIQYLLRGLYTHNGLLYFHTQLCNTSHVPFDVDFITFKIVDKKVMKRTAIQEQVIFPLRAYNYATVVAGKKDERTVFTLDKFTIPDDKMLVVELHEKNGGRHQSFTVENEDIVRAKVINELKVK comes from the coding sequence ATGAACAAAGTAATTGTAATGTTTGCCCTTGTACTGGGCATGACGATGAGTGCTTTCGCACAGGAAACGGACAAAGTGAACGGGAAAACGGAGTGCCAAACCGGCAATTCCGTGAAATTGACTAAGGAGGCCTATCCCCGGATGGAGACAGAGGGGGACTTGTACCACGGTCTGACACGCAAACTGACGTTTGACAGACTGATTCCGCCGTATGGTCTGGAAGTGACTTATGACAAGACCACACACATTATCTTCCCGTCGGCGGTGCGCTATGTGGACCTCGGTTCCCCGCACCTGATTGCCGGAAAGGCGGACGGGGCGGAGAATGTTATCCGTGTCAAGGCCACAGTCAGGAATTTCAGGGAGGAAACCAATTTCTCGGTCATTACCGAAAGCGGGAGTTTCTACACCTTCAACGTGAAATACGCGGAAGAACCGCTGCTTCTGAGCGTTGAGATGAAAGACTTTATCCATGACGGAAGCACGGTAAACCGTCCGAACAATGCCCTTGACATCTATTTGCAGGATTTGGGCAGCGAGTCGCCGAAACTGGTGCGTCTGATTATGGAGGCCATTCATAAGGACAACAAGCGCAACATCAAGCATATCGGCAGCAAGTCTTTCGGCATCCAGTACCTGCTCCGCGGACTGTACACCCACAACGGGCTGCTCTATTTCCACACGCAGCTCTGCAACACCTCACACGTGCCTTTCGATGTCGATTTTATCACGTTCAAGATTGTCGACAAGAAGGTCATGAAGCGCACGGCTATCCAGGAGCAGGTCATCTTCCCGCTCAGGGCATACAACTATGCCACCGTGGTGGCCGGAAAGAAGGACGAACGTACCGTTTTCACGCTGGACAAGTTCACGATTCCCGATGACAAGATGCTGGTTGTGGAACTGCATGAGAAAAACGGCGGACGCCACCAGTCGTTCACGGTGGAGAACGAGGATATCGTCCGGGCAAAGGTCATCAACGAACTTAAAGTGAAATGA